One stretch of Cohnella algarum DNA includes these proteins:
- the spoIIAB gene encoding anti-sigma F factor, translating into MSAANFMKLSFASRSENEAFARVAVAAFVSQLDPTMEQLNDIKTVVSEAVTNAIIHGYENEPTGVVRVEAEIEADTVAITVSDEGRGIEDIDLARQPLYTSRPELERSGMGFTIIENFMDEFEVASEQGKGTRLWMKKRIESKKALYN; encoded by the coding sequence ATGAGCGCAGCCAATTTTATGAAGCTATCGTTTGCCAGTCGTTCCGAGAACGAAGCGTTTGCGAGAGTCGCGGTCGCCGCCTTCGTGTCGCAACTGGATCCGACGATGGAGCAGCTGAACGACATCAAGACGGTCGTTTCCGAAGCGGTCACGAACGCGATCATTCACGGCTATGAAAACGAGCCGACCGGAGTCGTTCGCGTCGAAGCGGAGATCGAGGCCGACACCGTCGCGATTACGGTCAGCGACGAAGGGCGCGGCATCGAAGATATCGATCTGGCGCGCCAGCCTTTGTACACTTCGCGCCCCGAGCTGGAAAGGTCGGGCATGGGCTTCACGATCATCGAAAACTTCATGGACGAATTCGAAGTGGCGAGCGAGCAGGGCAAAGGCACGCGGCTGTGGATGAAGAAACGCATCGAATCCAAAAAAGCGCTCTACAATTAA
- the spoIIAA gene encoding anti-sigma F factor antagonist, producing MSLQVELEQHRNVLIVRLRGELDHHTADIVRFKMEDAILRGRCDHVLLSLRDLQFMDSSGLGVILGRYKLVKSRGGKMVVCDTHANVKRLFELSGLFKIISFYDTERSALASLEVVS from the coding sequence ATGAGTTTGCAAGTGGAGCTGGAGCAGCACCGCAACGTGCTCATCGTTCGCTTGAGAGGCGAGCTGGATCATCATACCGCGGATATCGTCCGGTTTAAAATGGAGGATGCGATTTTGCGCGGACGCTGCGATCATGTTTTGCTCAGTTTGCGAGATTTGCAGTTTATGGACAGTTCCGGACTCGGCGTCATCCTGGGGCGCTACAAGCTGGTGAAAAGCCGCGGGGGCAAAATGGTCGTATGCGACACGCACGCGAACGTCAAACGGTTGTTCGAGCTGTCGGGGTTGTTCAAAATTATCTCCTTCTACGACACGGAACGCTCGGCACTCGCCAGTCTGGAGGTCGTATCATGA